The region GTCGCGTCTGCGGATTAACCGCTGAACGGTCCGACGAGCCGACGGTCCGACATGAGCATCGGGAAGAGAGTCACGAGGGACGCGTGCACCAAGATCCCGATCACTCGCATGACGACCACGACGGTCACGACCACGAGGCGCACGTCGATCACGCCGATCACGAGGAGATGTTCAAGCAGCGCTTTTTCGTCTGTCTCGTCCTCTCGCTTCCGGTTCTTTACTACAGCCCGATGCTTCAGGAGTGGTTCGGCTATGCAGCCGTGACGTTCCCCGGGAGTGAGTTCGTCGGGCCGGTTCTCGGCACGATTGTCTTCATCTACGGTGGGATCCCGTTCCTGCGAATGGGGGCGGTTGAAGTGCGAAACCGCGAGCCGGGGATGATGTTACTGATCTCGCTCGCCATTACCGTCGCGTTCGTCTACAGCGTCGCTGCGATCGGTTTCGGGATCGGTGAACCGTTCTTCTGGGAACTCGTCACGCTGATCGTCATCTTCCTGCTCGGCCACTGGATCGAGATGCGTAGTGTCCGGCGAGCCTCGGGCGCGCTCGACGAGCTAGCAGAGCTGATGCCGGATACGGCCGAACGCGTAACCGAAGACGGCGAGACCGAAGAAGTCCGCATTGACGACCTCGCGGAAGACGACCTCGTACTCGTTCGACCCGGGGCAAACGTCCCCGCTGACGGTGTTGTCGAAGACGGTGAATCGAACGTCAACGAGGCGATGATCACCGGCGAATCGCGTCCGGTAAAGAAAGAGCCGGGTGACGAGGTGATCGGCGGCACGACCAACCGCGACGGCAGCCTTCGGGTGCGCGTGAGTGCAACTGGCGAGGAGACGACGCTTTCCGGAATTATGCGACTGGTCGAGGAGGCCCAACAGAGCCGCTCTCGAACCCAGGTACTCGCTGACCGCGCAGCTGGATGGCTGTTCTACGCAGCAATTGCGGTGGCGGCTGTTACAGCCGTCGCGTGGACAGTGGCGGTCGGCTTCGGGTTGCCGGTCGTCGAGCGAGTCGTTACCGTACTCGTCATTGCCTGTCCGCACGCGCTTGGATTGGCCGTGCCGCTGGTCGTCGCAATCAACACGTCGATGGCGGCGCAAAACGGAATGCTCGTGCGCGATCGGATTGCCATGGAGGAAGCGCGCAACCTCGATACAATTGTCTTCGATAAGACGGGGACGCTTACAGAAGGCG is a window of Natronorubrum sediminis DNA encoding:
- a CDS encoding heavy metal translocating P-type ATPase, with product MSQYDPADTPDSNHAHDEQQRTEKPTDRDCPCCRVCGLTAERSDEPTVRHEHREESHEGRVHQDPDHSHDDHDGHDHEAHVDHADHEEMFKQRFFVCLVLSLPVLYYSPMLQEWFGYAAVTFPGSEFVGPVLGTIVFIYGGIPFLRMGAVEVRNREPGMMLLISLAITVAFVYSVAAIGFGIGEPFFWELVTLIVIFLLGHWIEMRSVRRASGALDELAELMPDTAERVTEDGETEEVRIDDLAEDDLVLVRPGANVPADGVVEDGESNVNEAMITGESRPVKKEPGDEVIGGTTNRDGSLRVRVSATGEETTLSGIMRLVEEAQQSRSRTQVLADRAAGWLFYAAIAVAAVTAVAWTVAVGFGLPVVERVVTVLVIACPHALGLAVPLVVAINTSMAAQNGMLVRDRIAMEEARNLDTIVFDKTGTLTEGEQGVVNITTSEGWDEDELLAVMAAAEGDSEHMIAEAIREEADERGLSIPSVREFEALQGRGVRATVEIEAAATPGAGEDGVRDGETVYVGGPNLLRHLDIELNAELEAFADEAGDRGQGVVYLLRNGEAVGAVALADVIRDESFEAIEALHEMGVEVAMLTGDSEDVASAVSDELDIDTYFAEVLPEDKDKKIIELQNQGKLVAMVGDGVNDAPALTRSDVGIAIGSGTDVAVESADVVLVENDPRDVAHLVRLSRKSYRKMQENLVWAAGYNVFALPLAAGVLAPIGILLSPAVGAVLMSASTVIVAINAQLLRRADLSV